The segment AAcctaggcaaataaactagatGTTAAATAAGAATTATCTTCTTCAATATTGAATATTAAGAAATAGCTTGGGAAAAATTCAGGCATATATTTAAAGGTTAAatgcataatttttaataaagcatGTTAGAAATCTAGAAAACATTTCAAAGGAAATTAATGATCAAAAGTGCAGCCTAAGGGGTAGTTAAAAGGATATTCAAAGTGAGTACATATGCAAATTCAGCTGTGGAGCGCAAGAAGAGGGTACCAGATGAGTAAGCTTTCTACTCTTCTGTAATGCACTccgaaaaaaaggaaaaaaaaaaaaaaaggttctcaaTGTGCAACAAACATCTGTTAACATGCATCTTCATTTATCTCTCTGTTATATGCTTCTCTTGGTGGAATGCCTAGGCCTCAAATATTCTTCCTATTTTGtctttcatgaaaaaaattcttCCACTCCAGGctcatttattctaaaaaattaatGTACCAAAGAACAACAAAACAATGCCTTTTCTAACCCACCAGTCCTTTCCCTATTCTCAATAAATATACAATAGTCATTAATaatctttccttttctatttttcaggGCATTTGAGTAAAGGTGCGACTCATGGTCCACCACTAACACAAATTGCAAAGGGTTTCTCCTACTTCGAAAAGAACAACCTGGTTGTTTACAAGATATCCTTTGGATATTTAGGAATACTTCCGTGTGACTCATGAAGATatcaaaaaatagattaaaaacaaaaactaacttcTAAGTATTATAGATATGGAATGCCTGGATTTAGAAGGGAGAAACATTTTGGCTAATTaataaagaattaattaaagggtttaaatagaaaagaaattcagTTGGAAAAGTGGGGTCTAATTCTAGAAATACAAGACTAAAATAGAGCAACCACATGCTTCTGTTAGGATTCACATTTGCATGCAAAATCTTTTAAGAAGGATGGCATGCTAGACTCAGTTCAGAACTGTTTCTCTTAAAATCTTACTTGCCTACACAGTAATGGAGACTACAGAAGTCAGCAAAGCTTCCAACACCATAAAAGTTTAAATCAGCTATTAGTGAAAgtgaagaggaaaaaggaaaaaaaaactaagaaaatacacATAGACAGAATTTAGTAAGAAATCCTAAGAACTAAAATATGGATAAGTCATAGAAATTATGGTATTtctcatttaataaaatacaaaatagaaataacaatacTGTAAAATCAGATttgttaaaatcattttaaaagaatggtTCAAGTATATAAAGGTGTTTAATCACAAGGTTAAGCCTCTTGGATTGTGAGTGACAGATGTAAGATTAGGAGTCAAATCTTTGAACTCTAAGCATATGATAAAAACAataatggctgggcgcagtggctcacgcctgtaatcccagcgctttgggaggcagacgcGGGTGGGTCATGgggtcaagagatcaaaaccagcctggccaacatggtgaaaccccgcctctactaaaaataaaaaattagctcagtgtgctgacgggcgcctgtagtcccagctagtggggaggctgaggcaggggaattgcttgaacccgggaggcggaggttgcagtgagccgagacggcgccactgcactccagcctggcaacagagtgagattccgtctcaaaaaaaaaaaaaaaaaaaaaaaaaaaaaaaaaaaaaaaaaaaaaaaaaaaaaagatgatgatcGTACTACCTTAATATCCAGTGAAGAGATCCATGTGGAATGACAACACAGATTAAAGTGTGTTTACTTACTCTGATCtcccttttagtatagtttgactAAATAATTTTAGCACATTTTTCTCCagtatattataaaaatgaaatgagaagggaGAAATATAACTGAAGGGAACTTCTTTTACACTTTTTAATAAGATCTATGTGATGAATAAACCTATAAACTCCAAATTTTCTACAAGTAAATGTTTTGTAAGTATATCAAGAGATGAGAcccacatatttcttttttttttttttttttgagatggagtctcgctctgtcacccacgctggagtgcagtggtgcgatctcggctcactgcaacctccgcctcccaggttcatgccattctcctgcctcagccttctgagtagctgggactacaggcacccgccaccatgcccggctcattttttttggtatttttagtagagacggggtttcactgtgttaggcaggatggtctcgatctcctgacctcacgatctgcccgcctcagccttccaaaatgctgggattacaggtgtgagccaccatgctcggcctggGACCCACATATTTCtagtctatttttaaatgttgtaagATATTGTATGAAACCTAGAAGACAACCCTTCCTCCAATTTTCATATAAAGGTATTATGTACACCTAAACTGTATAccacaaattatatttttcttaatttacacGAGATTTTATCATAGGAAATTCTGAATAAATCTTGAAATACTAAAAAAATGCTACAATCAAAAGTACTTTAATATTTATTCACTTTTAAATTCTGTAACTGATAATATGTTGTATTtagctataaaaagaaagaaaaatactggacacaatattttaaaataaacaccaaGCAAACAGATGATTAAGtataaaaatgcacattttaaaaggttttacCCGCATCATTTCATTCTCTAATTGTTTTTTACGATGTAGACGCTGCTGATGAGATTTGAGTACATTTTCTACATGTTGCTCCATAAAGAATTTAAATGCTTGAGGAGAATAACTTTGAATACGAGATTCCCTTCGCTCTtcatctttcttgtttttcctaaCAGTAATGGGTGAAGTTgtaatctgtttcttttctttatccccactatcaacattttcATAACTCTTTTCACTCTCATCTTCCTTGGGCAAGCTTGGCTGATCCTCTTTGCTAGGTTTACTGATTGATTCGTATGGAGGAACAGATGGGTTTTGGTGCAGCAGATGTTTTGGGTAGGGTGGTGGTGGTCCTTGATAGTTTGGAGCTTCAGCAACAGGTGGCATCACAGTCACATTTGAAGCGGTTCCCTCAGGAAAAGGACTGGGTTGAACAGTTTGAATTGGCTGTGGTATCCAAGAAGGGTGTGTAGGTGCTAAAGCAGTCTGTAGCTCTGGTTTTAATACACGCATACTTTTCACAGGCTGTTGAATAGGGGCTGGTGTAATTGCAGTGACTGTTGTAGCGGAAGCCTGAGAATTAGCAGAGTGACTTGCTCTATTTCCTAATGGGTTATTAAAAGAATTTGACCTCACTGGTATGTTAGGTTGCCATGTAGGGATTTCATGCCCACTGCTCGGGGATGACTGGGCTGGAGCAGAAGATGACTGAGGCCAGTTTGTTTGCAGTCCAGGTACATTAATGTTATATAGTTCCATGTTATGACTATTTCTGTTTGGCACCATCATAGACTGAGGAATATTTCCATTTGTATATGACGAAGGAGCAGCCGATCCCCCTGTTTGTAAAGCAGAAGGGCTTTGTCCATTAGCTGCGGTCAGAGGATATGGAGGTGGTGGCTGCCGATTCACAGTGCCAGCAGGGACAACATTTTGGTGTATCATGAACTCAGTTTGTCCAGTACCATTCTGCATTCCAGGTCTCCCTGATGGAAAGTTAAATTTGCTAGAACTCTGCATGATGATTGGTTGTCTGCCAACAGGAACAGAACTAATGCCTCTCTGTCCCTGATTAGGAGGATTCATGGGGGAAGTGTTGAGAGGTGGTGGAGGATAGCCCTCTTGCCATGCCCCAGGTGGGACAGGAGAGATTCGGGAGATTACGTATTCCATGTTTCCAGAATAGCGCTTTGTTTGAGAGTTTGGTTCCCATGAAGGGGGAGGTGGAGTTGTACCTCTTGGAGGGGGAGTCTGGCCTcttggaggtggtggaggagtaACACTCCTTACttgaggtggtggtggggggttCACTCTCTGTCCGTTGCTAGGGTGAGCTTGAACAAATGCTGATATACCAGATCCAGACAAAGGTCTTCCTACATCTGTCTGTGAGTTGGGACTCTCAGAATGATAGGCCACACTTTCTCCTAGTGGTGGGCCATGCCTCTGAGGAACTAAGGATTCTTTAGAACCTTTCCAGCTCTGTTTGCGGTTAACTGATTGTTGCACATTCCCTGTGGTTAtaagagagataaagagaaaaaagaatcatgTTTTTAACCTCTCATTTTTGAAAACCTTAGCTTGCAATTCTGATATTACAAATGATACTCAATTCTCTTtcaagaattataaaaatataaaaagttcaaGTGATCTCTTGTACAaaatggtgactgtagttaataacaacatattgtactcctgaaaattgctaagagagtaaattttaagtgttctcactataAAAAAATGACATGTGAGGTAATAATACATGTTATTTAGCTCaatttagcaaaaaaaaagaagagttataaaaataaaatttcactaaGTAGTTTCCTTTTaccttttagaattttatttatttttgaccaggcgtggtggctcacgcctgtaatcccagcactttgggaggctgaggtaggcggatcacttgaggccaggagttcgagaccagcctggccaacatggtaaaactccatttctactaaaaatacaaaaaatttagccaggagtggtggtgtgcccctgtagtcccagccactcgggaggctgaggcaagagaattgcgtGAACCAAGAAGGCcaatgctgcagtgaactgagattgtgccactgcactccagcctgggtgacagtgcaagactccatctcaagccgggcgcggtggctcaagcctgtaatcccagcactttgggaggccgaggcgggtggatcacgaggtcaggagatcaagaccatcctggctaacacagtgaaaccctgtctctactaaaaaatacaaaaaattagccgggcgtgttggcgggcgcctgtggtcccagctactcgggaggctgaggcaggagaatggcgtgaacccaggaggtggaggttgtggtgagccaagatcacgccactgcactccagcctgggggacagagaaagactccgtctcaaaaaaaaaaaaaaaaaaaaaaaaaaaagactccatctcaaaaaaaaaatatatatttttgaagagatataatttcatatatatgcatgtatatttgtaaattattagAGGTAGCATTATTAGGCCAAAGGGCGTATCTATTTGTAATTTTCATAGCTACTActgactttaaatatattttaatatatatatatttttaaattgagacaaagtctcactctgtcacccaggctggagtgcagtggcacagactcactgcaacctccgtctcccgggttcaattaattctccttcctcagcctcctgagtagctgggactacaggcgtgcaccaccacgcccggctaacttttgtatttttagtagagacggggtttcgccatgttggccaggctggtcttcaactcccgacctcaagtgatccgcccgcctaagccttccaaagtgctgggattacaggtgtgagccactgcacctggccttttaatatggtttttaaaacagaaaaagatagtAGGCTATAATTAGCTGAACATTAAATAAGGTATAGATTTTACAGAAACTGTCTTTAATGGAATTTCCAAAtcaataaaacaagcaaaaaaatacaataccaaaaaaagagaagtatTTAAAATAGAATAGTCCAGCCACTTAGGAAAAATATACAAGATACATTGGTATAaagataatacatatatacattccaGAAGGACTAAAGGTTTAAATATTAAAGATGAAATCATGTAAGtactagaaaaaaacaagacCATTCAATA is part of the Symphalangus syndactylus isolate Jambi chromosome 2, NHGRI_mSymSyn1-v2.1_pri, whole genome shotgun sequence genome and harbors:
- the LATS1 gene encoding serine/threonine-protein kinase LATS1 isoform X3; this translates as MKRSEKPEGYRQMRPKTFPASNYTGSSRQMLQEIRESLRNLSKPSDAAKAEHNMNKMSTEDPRQVRNPPKFGTHHKALQEIRNSLLPFANETNSPRSTSEVNPQMLQDLQAAGFDEDMVIQALQKTNNRSIEAAIEFISKMSYQDPRREQMAAAAARPINASMKPGNVQQSVNRKQSWKGSKESLVPQRHGPPLGESVAYHSESPNSQTDVGRPLSGSGISAFVQAHPSNGQRVNPPPPPQVRSVTPPPPPRGQTPPPRGTTPPPPSWEPNSQTKRYSGNMEYVISRISPVPPGAWQEGYPPPPLNTSPMNPPNQGQRGISSVPVGRQPIIMQSSSKFNFPSGRPGMQNGTGQTEFMIHQNVVPAGTVNRQPPPPYPLTAANGQSPSALQTGGSAAPSSYTNGNIPQSMMVPNRNSHNMELYNINVPGLQTNWPQSSSAPAQSSPSSGHEIPTWQPNIPVRSNSFNNPLGNRASHSANSQASATTVTAITPAPIQQPVKSMRVLKPELQTALAPTHPSWIPQPIQTVQPSPFPEGTASNVTVMPPVAEAPNYQGPPPPYPKHLLHQNPSVPPYESISKPSKEDQPSLPKEDESEKSYENVDSGDKEKKQITTSPITVRKNKKDEERRESRIQSYSPQAFKFFMEQHVENVLKSHQQRLHRKKQLENEMMRVGLSQDAQDQMRKMLCQKESNYIRLKRAKMDKSMFVKIKTLGIGAFGEVCLARKVDTKALYATKTLRKKDVLLRNQVAHVKAERDILAEADNEWVVRLYYSFQDKDNLYFVMDYIPGGDMMSLLIRMGIFPENLARFYIAELTCAVESVHKMGFIHRDIKPDNILIDRDGHIKLTDFGLCTGFRWTHDSKYYQSGDHPRQDSMDFSNEWGDPSSCRCGDRLKPLERRAARQHQRCLAHSLVGTPNYIAPEVLLRTGYTQLCDWWSVGVILFEMLVGQPPFLAQTPLETQMKIWGFTMLPRLVLNFWAQAVHLPRPPKVLGLQV